The following proteins come from a genomic window of Aggregicoccus sp. 17bor-14:
- the hutH gene encoding histidine ammonia-lyase — protein sequence MSRPRILIDGDTLKLEEILQVSRNEALVELAPEAAARVRASRDLVDRVAAGDTPSYGINTGFGTLAEVRIDKKDLRELQRNLILSHAAGVGTPLPHGEARALLLLRCNVLAKGYSGIRPETLALALEMLNRDVVPVVPERGSVGASGDLAPLAHLALVFIGEGEAFFQGQRLPARQALERAGLQPVVLEAKEGLALVNGTQAMCAVGTHLQLRAEMLADVADIAGSMTLEGLLGSHKPFMNEIHDVRPHQGQKDCAAHLRRILQGSELVETHVNCSKVQDPYSLRCMPQVHGAAREGLRFARGVLEVEVNSATDNPLVFVDSGRIVSGGNFHGQPISLALDVVAMALTQLSSISERRVEQLVNPSLSNLPPFLARNSGLNSGFMIAQVTSAALVAESRVLSHPASVDSIPSSAGREDHVSMGMTAALKGRQVAEHARSCLAIEVLVAAQALDFRLPVKPGKGARAAWELVRSVVPAMDKDRELHKDIEAVSRLIDSGALVAAVRDATA from the coding sequence ATGTCTCGCCCGCGCATCCTCATCGACGGTGACACCCTCAAGCTGGAGGAGATCCTCCAGGTCTCGCGCAACGAGGCGCTGGTGGAGCTGGCCCCGGAGGCCGCAGCGCGCGTGCGTGCGAGCCGCGACCTGGTGGACCGGGTGGCCGCCGGCGACACGCCCTCCTACGGCATCAACACCGGCTTCGGCACGCTCGCCGAGGTGCGCATCGACAAGAAGGACCTGCGCGAGCTGCAGCGCAACCTCATCCTCAGCCACGCGGCCGGCGTGGGCACGCCCCTGCCCCACGGCGAGGCGCGCGCGCTGCTGCTGCTGCGCTGCAACGTGCTCGCGAAGGGCTACTCGGGCATCCGCCCCGAGACGCTCGCGCTCGCGCTGGAGATGCTCAACCGGGACGTGGTGCCGGTGGTGCCCGAGCGCGGCAGCGTGGGCGCCTCGGGTGACCTCGCGCCGCTCGCGCACCTCGCGCTCGTCTTCATCGGCGAGGGCGAGGCCTTCTTCCAGGGCCAGCGGCTCCCCGCGCGCCAGGCGCTGGAGCGCGCGGGGCTGCAGCCGGTGGTGCTCGAGGCGAAGGAGGGCCTCGCGCTGGTCAACGGCACCCAGGCCATGTGCGCGGTGGGCACCCATCTCCAATTGCGCGCCGAGATGCTCGCGGACGTGGCGGACATCGCGGGCAGCATGACGCTGGAGGGCCTGCTGGGCAGCCACAAGCCCTTCATGAACGAGATCCACGACGTGCGCCCGCACCAGGGCCAGAAGGACTGCGCCGCGCACCTGCGCCGCATCCTCCAGGGCAGCGAGCTGGTGGAGACGCACGTGAACTGCAGCAAGGTGCAGGACCCCTACTCGCTGCGCTGCATGCCGCAGGTGCACGGCGCGGCGCGCGAGGGCCTGCGCTTCGCGCGCGGGGTGCTGGAGGTGGAGGTGAACAGCGCCACCGACAACCCGCTCGTCTTCGTGGACAGCGGCCGCATCGTGTCCGGCGGCAACTTCCACGGCCAGCCCATCAGCCTCGCGCTGGACGTGGTGGCCATGGCGCTCACCCAGCTCTCCAGCATCAGCGAGCGCCGGGTGGAGCAGCTGGTGAACCCCTCCCTGAGCAACCTGCCCCCCTTCCTCGCGCGCAACAGCGGCCTCAACTCGGGATTCATGATCGCCCAGGTGACGAGCGCGGCGCTGGTGGCCGAGAGCCGCGTGCTCAGCCACCCCGCCAGCGTGGACTCCATCCCCTCCTCCGCGGGCCGCGAGGACCACGTCTCCATGGGCATGACGGCCGCGCTCAAGGGCCGCCAGGTGGCCGAGCACGCCCGCTCCTGCCTCGCCATCGAGGTGCTGGTGGCAGCCCAGGCGCTGGACTTCCGCCTCCCGGTGAAGCCCGGCAAGGGCGCGCGCGCCGCGTGGGAGCTGGTGCGCTCCGTGGTGCCGGCGATGGACAAGGACCGCGAGCTGCACAAGGACATCGAGGCGGTGAGCCGGCTCATCGACTCGGGCGCGCTCGTCGCCGCGGTGCGTGACGCCACGGCCTAG
- a CDS encoding tetratricopeptide repeat protein, which yields MSERNDVLQSGPAPAMPPASPAPRPASEVLASALGALPPAPTSQEDEARARIATLEREARALGTDAQAALLFHEIGLLWEDPLKNPRNAAVAFQNAYKLAPRFLANIRAARRLFADVGNWQMVLQLLDAELAGVSEPRQRASLLFEKGTVLEERLSRAEEAATAYRQCLELGPTDVTLLTQLEVLHAARGDHAALVDVYRLLAGALEEPSLRAHFLTSAGLVLEDRLKQPEAAARAFREAFALDRRDLLLLSAVKRVAEREGASEELLQALQAEAELLGEQATPAFLQICKVYERLGKRDEALAALLAARRVTPNEPLVLSALAGIYETQGRFEDLADVLLTWVGSISDESELVAINLRLAALFEEELKREGEAVARYQAILARIPGHAAALAGLGKLYYRLQNWEGLVTVFDAELAAAEEPKQKAAKMYKAAEILEERLGRQEEAIGRYNGCLQLQPGFLPAQKALTRLYERQGRFAELVAMYEQDLLQTSDRDQIISTLNKMAVLYEERLSDLDHAIECMKRVLDLSSDHLPSIRNLSRLYERAGRFQELLQNHELEASLAGDTKQVLSLHHRNAEILDEHLKDRAGATAAYERLLALSPSYLPALRALGRLYAQDGRWEDLIRMYRAEAEIASSTEHAAALIYKTGELYEHKVKNENEAVASYQEVLTLAPSYFPALRALGRIYRANGAWESLIEVLRSEAANRTDPLERANALYQAAAIWEEPLHRPEMAIESYQEVLRLTPGHPATLRALERLYAAQDNVKELVVVLDRETQTAATAQAKVAAYTKLARLYLDRFNEPARAAQCCESVLALEAGHLFALKTLERIRASDRVRRAELRGRIVERVEDGRLRTALRLGVAADADKPGAEAALEEYRRAFAEDPSDSRLAFALERGLRQAADHEALAGLYLRRLDVPQEPSERLELLLRSGELLETRLGDLPRAQAQYEAALALQPEALPALQGARRVALKREDWAAARALYESEARASRDPRSAIEALVAAARLAQGALQDAEGAVALYRKALERDPLDPTASAALEDLLAQRGGAEDLAALHERRAEARLAQRNVQAAAASFYTAARIWLESLNDRPRALAAAERALAALPTHPDALELRGRLCIEAQQFAEGAAMLAQRVQLGGDPTAMATLHLTLGGLYHDQLADPGRAAAHLQTALAALPRSEEALERLAEIHAQGRNWTGAVDCLKRLLELDLSREARARHTIALAKVHDEGLGDVPAASALYRQALELAPDDARIVERLVSLSERAGNLSELAALLEAQGQTAAGAGDARRALALRLKAAELCAGPLAQNERAVGLYRQVLEADAGHVAARAALAQLYMRDVASMPLAVEEHRTLLHLEAGRLESLHALFRLWAGQQQQDKAFCVASVLQFLRSANDAELAFYTEAKNRLPAEPQGRLAPAEVEGVLLHPAARGAVLETLRAVGDQLSRLYPPQFEVLGVDRKADRLKADHPVHRALRAVAQVFGVEELEVYSARRGLMGLETTEPLSVWVGQDVVRKFNAREQKFLMGRAALGLLNKSAVLQKLSAGETAELLGNSVRIHVPTYPGLGRRNDELVKQLRKAYSRKALKALEAPAQALADGASLDLQATLEALGYSADRAGLLLCGDVSVALGVVLREDPNVSTVRLEGADPVLAAVRERADLGALLDFALSEDFFRLRQKLGLAL from the coding sequence ATGAGCGAGCGGAACGACGTCCTGCAGAGCGGGCCTGCCCCCGCCATGCCTCCCGCGAGCCCCGCTCCCCGCCCGGCCTCCGAGGTGCTCGCGAGTGCGCTCGGCGCGCTGCCCCCGGCGCCCACGTCTCAAGAAGACGAGGCCCGCGCCCGCATCGCCACGCTGGAGCGCGAGGCGCGCGCCCTGGGCACCGACGCCCAGGCCGCCCTGCTCTTCCACGAGATCGGCCTGCTCTGGGAGGACCCGCTCAAGAACCCGCGCAACGCGGCCGTCGCCTTCCAGAACGCGTACAAGCTCGCGCCCAGGTTCCTCGCGAACATCCGCGCCGCGCGCCGCCTCTTCGCGGACGTGGGAAACTGGCAGATGGTGCTGCAGCTGCTGGACGCGGAGCTCGCGGGCGTGAGCGAGCCGCGCCAGCGCGCCTCCCTCCTCTTCGAGAAGGGCACGGTGCTCGAGGAGCGCCTGAGCCGCGCCGAGGAGGCTGCGACGGCGTACCGGCAGTGCCTGGAGCTGGGCCCCACGGACGTGACCCTGCTCACCCAGCTCGAGGTGCTGCACGCGGCGCGCGGCGACCACGCGGCGCTGGTGGACGTGTACCGCCTGCTCGCCGGTGCGCTCGAGGAGCCCTCCCTGCGCGCGCACTTCCTCACCAGCGCGGGGCTCGTGCTCGAGGACCGGCTGAAGCAGCCGGAGGCGGCGGCGCGCGCATTCCGCGAGGCCTTCGCGCTGGACCGGCGCGACCTGCTGCTGCTCTCCGCGGTGAAGCGCGTGGCGGAGCGCGAGGGCGCGAGCGAGGAGCTGCTGCAGGCGCTGCAGGCCGAGGCCGAGCTGCTCGGCGAGCAGGCCACGCCTGCGTTCCTGCAGATCTGCAAGGTGTACGAGCGTCTCGGCAAGCGCGACGAGGCGCTCGCGGCGCTGCTCGCGGCGCGCCGGGTGACGCCGAACGAGCCGCTGGTGCTCAGCGCGCTCGCGGGCATCTACGAGACGCAAGGGCGCTTCGAGGACCTGGCGGACGTGCTGCTCACCTGGGTGGGCTCCATCTCGGACGAGAGCGAGCTGGTGGCGATCAACCTGCGGCTCGCGGCGCTCTTCGAGGAGGAGCTCAAGCGCGAGGGCGAGGCCGTGGCGCGCTACCAGGCCATCCTCGCGCGCATCCCGGGCCACGCGGCGGCGCTCGCGGGGCTGGGCAAGCTCTACTACCGGCTGCAGAACTGGGAGGGCCTGGTCACCGTCTTCGACGCGGAGCTCGCCGCGGCCGAGGAGCCGAAGCAGAAGGCCGCCAAGATGTACAAGGCGGCCGAGATCCTCGAGGAGCGGCTCGGGCGCCAGGAGGAGGCCATCGGCCGCTACAACGGCTGCCTCCAGCTGCAGCCCGGCTTCCTGCCCGCGCAGAAGGCGCTCACCCGGCTCTACGAGCGCCAGGGCCGCTTCGCCGAGCTGGTGGCGATGTACGAGCAGGATCTGCTGCAGACCAGCGACCGCGACCAGATCATCTCCACGCTCAACAAGATGGCGGTGCTCTACGAGGAGCGCCTCAGCGACCTGGACCACGCCATCGAGTGCATGAAGCGGGTGCTGGATCTCTCCAGCGACCACCTGCCCAGCATCCGCAACCTCTCGCGCCTCTACGAGCGCGCCGGGCGCTTCCAGGAGCTGCTGCAGAACCACGAGCTGGAGGCCTCGCTCGCCGGGGACACGAAGCAGGTGCTCAGCCTGCACCACCGCAACGCGGAGATCCTGGACGAGCACCTCAAGGACCGCGCGGGCGCCACCGCCGCCTACGAGCGGCTGCTCGCGCTCAGCCCCTCCTACCTGCCCGCGCTGCGCGCCCTGGGCCGCCTCTACGCGCAGGACGGGCGCTGGGAGGACCTCATCCGCATGTACCGCGCCGAGGCGGAGATCGCCTCCTCCACCGAGCACGCGGCCGCGCTCATCTACAAGACCGGCGAGCTGTACGAGCACAAGGTCAAGAACGAGAACGAGGCGGTGGCGAGCTACCAGGAGGTGCTCACGCTCGCCCCCAGCTACTTCCCGGCGCTGCGCGCGCTCGGACGCATCTACCGCGCGAACGGGGCGTGGGAGAGCCTCATCGAGGTGCTGCGCTCGGAGGCCGCGAACCGCACCGACCCGCTCGAGCGCGCGAACGCCCTGTACCAGGCCGCCGCCATCTGGGAGGAGCCACTGCACCGCCCCGAGATGGCCATCGAGAGCTACCAGGAGGTGCTGCGCCTCACCCCCGGCCACCCCGCCACCCTGCGCGCCCTCGAGCGGCTCTACGCCGCCCAGGACAACGTGAAGGAGCTGGTGGTGGTGCTGGACCGCGAGACCCAGACCGCCGCCACCGCGCAGGCCAAGGTGGCCGCGTACACGAAGCTCGCCCGCCTCTACCTGGACCGCTTCAACGAGCCGGCGCGCGCGGCCCAGTGCTGCGAGTCCGTGCTCGCGCTGGAAGCCGGCCACCTCTTCGCCCTCAAGACGCTCGAGCGCATCCGCGCCTCCGACCGCGTGCGCCGCGCCGAGCTGCGCGGGCGCATCGTGGAGCGCGTGGAGGACGGGCGCCTGCGCACCGCGCTGCGCCTGGGGGTGGCGGCGGACGCGGACAAGCCCGGTGCCGAGGCGGCGCTCGAGGAGTACCGCCGCGCCTTCGCCGAGGACCCGAGCGACTCGCGCCTCGCCTTCGCCCTCGAGCGCGGGCTGCGCCAGGCGGCAGACCACGAAGCGCTCGCCGGCCTCTACCTGCGCCGGCTCGACGTGCCGCAGGAGCCCTCCGAGCGCCTCGAGCTGCTGCTGCGAAGCGGCGAGCTGCTCGAGACGCGGCTCGGCGACCTGCCGCGCGCGCAGGCCCAGTACGAGGCCGCGCTCGCCCTTCAGCCCGAGGCGCTGCCTGCCCTGCAGGGCGCGCGGCGCGTGGCCCTCAAGCGCGAGGACTGGGCGGCAGCCCGCGCGCTGTACGAGTCCGAGGCGCGTGCGTCTCGCGACCCGCGCAGCGCCATCGAGGCGCTGGTGGCCGCGGCGCGCCTCGCGCAGGGAGCGCTGCAGGACGCGGAGGGCGCCGTCGCGCTCTACCGCAAGGCGCTCGAGCGCGACCCGCTGGATCCCACCGCGAGCGCGGCGCTGGAGGACCTGCTCGCCCAGCGCGGCGGCGCGGAGGATCTCGCGGCCCTGCACGAGCGGCGCGCCGAGGCCCGGCTCGCCCAGCGCAACGTGCAGGCGGCCGCCGCCTCCTTCTACACGGCCGCGCGCATCTGGCTCGAGTCCCTGAACGACCGCCCCCGCGCGCTCGCCGCGGCCGAGCGCGCGCTCGCGGCCCTGCCCACGCACCCCGACGCGCTCGAGCTGCGCGGCCGCCTGTGCATCGAGGCCCAGCAGTTCGCGGAAGGGGCCGCGATGCTCGCCCAGCGCGTGCAGCTGGGCGGTGACCCCACCGCGATGGCCACCCTGCACTTGACGCTGGGCGGGCTCTACCACGATCAGCTCGCGGACCCGGGCCGCGCGGCGGCGCATCTTCAGACGGCGCTCGCGGCGCTGCCCCGCAGCGAGGAGGCGCTGGAGCGGCTCGCGGAGATCCACGCCCAGGGCCGCAACTGGACCGGCGCGGTGGACTGCCTCAAGCGCCTGCTCGAGCTGGACCTCTCGCGCGAGGCGCGCGCCCGCCACACCATCGCGCTCGCGAAGGTGCACGACGAGGGGCTCGGCGACGTGCCCGCGGCGAGCGCCCTCTACCGCCAGGCGCTGGAGCTCGCGCCGGACGACGCGCGCATCGTCGAGCGCCTCGTCTCGCTCTCCGAGCGCGCGGGGAACCTCTCCGAGCTCGCGGCGCTGCTCGAGGCGCAAGGCCAGACGGCCGCCGGGGCGGGCGATGCGCGCCGGGCCCTCGCGCTGCGGCTCAAGGCCGCGGAGCTGTGCGCAGGGCCCCTCGCCCAGAACGAGCGCGCCGTGGGGCTCTACCGCCAGGTGCTCGAGGCGGACGCGGGCCACGTGGCGGCCCGCGCGGCGCTTGCGCAGCTGTACATGCGCGACGTGGCGAGCATGCCGCTCGCAGTGGAGGAGCACCGCACGCTGCTGCACCTGGAGGCCGGGCGCCTGGAGAGCCTGCACGCGCTCTTCCGCCTCTGGGCGGGGCAGCAGCAGCAGGACAAGGCCTTCTGCGTCGCGAGCGTGCTGCAGTTCCTGCGCTCGGCGAACGACGCCGAGCTTGCCTTCTACACCGAGGCGAAGAACCGCCTGCCGGCCGAGCCCCAGGGCCGGCTCGCTCCCGCCGAGGTCGAGGGCGTGCTCCTGCACCCCGCGGCCCGCGGCGCCGTGCTCGAGACGCTGCGCGCGGTGGGCGACCAGCTCTCGCGCCTGTACCCGCCGCAGTTCGAGGTGCTGGGCGTGGACCGCAAGGCGGACCGCCTCAAGGCGGACCACCCGGTGCACCGCGCCCTGCGCGCGGTGGCCCAGGTGTTCGGCGTGGAGGAGCTCGAGGTCTACAGCGCCCGGCGCGGCCTGATGGGCCTGGAGACCACCGAGCCGCTCTCCGTCTGGGTGGGCCAGGACGTGGTGCGCAAGTTCAACGCCCGCGAGCAGAAGTTCCTCATGGGCCGCGCGGCGCTCGGGCTGCTCAACAAGTCCGCCGTGCTGCAGAAGCTCTCGGCGGGCGAGACGGCGGAGCTGCTGGGCAACTCGGTGCGCATCCACGTGCCCACCTACCCGGGCCTCGGCCGGCGCAACGACGAGCTGGTGAAGCAGCTGCGCAAGGCCTACTCGCGCAAGGCGCTCAAGGCGCTCGAGGCCCCGGCGCAGGCGCTCGCGGACGGGGCGTCCCTGGACCTGCAGGCCACGCTGGAGGCCCTCGGCTACTCGGCGGACCGCGCGGGCCTGCTCTTGTGCGGCGACGTCTCGGTGGCGCTGGGCGTGGTGCTGCGCGAGGACCCCAACGTCTCCACGGTGCGCCTCGAGGGCGCGGACCCCGTGCTCGCCGCCGTGCGCGAGCGCGCGGACCTGGGGGCGCTGCTGGACTTCGCCCTCAGCGAGGACTTCTTCCGGCTGCGCCAGAAGCTGGGGCTCGCGCTCTAG
- a CDS encoding molybdopterin-binding protein has protein sequence MERSGAAAVIIGNEVLTAKVQDANGPLLIRRLRECGVPLRSLEVVPDEIDAIVDAVSRARAKAAHVFTSGGIGPTHDDVTVRAVALALGRRVVRLAGMEQLLRERYRDAVTPEAMRLADAPEGSELLTQEGTWYPVLSVEGIYLLPGVPQLFRLQLETVLKRLNGSPVHLSSLYLGLGEGAIAAVLDRVALDMPHVAIGSYPEFDPAKDYRVKVTVEAAESAPVGEAVRRIREGLPADAVLRCE, from the coding sequence ATGGAGCGCTCCGGGGCAGCCGCGGTCATCATCGGCAACGAGGTCCTCACCGCGAAGGTGCAGGACGCGAACGGCCCCCTGCTCATCCGGCGGCTGCGCGAGTGCGGGGTGCCCCTGCGCTCGCTCGAGGTGGTGCCGGACGAGATCGACGCCATCGTGGACGCGGTCTCCCGCGCCCGGGCGAAGGCGGCCCACGTCTTCACCAGCGGGGGCATCGGCCCCACCCACGACGACGTCACGGTGCGCGCGGTGGCGCTCGCGCTGGGCCGCCGCGTGGTGCGGCTCGCCGGCATGGAGCAGCTGCTGCGCGAGCGCTACCGCGACGCGGTGACCCCCGAGGCGATGCGGCTCGCGGATGCGCCCGAGGGCTCCGAGCTGCTCACCCAGGAGGGCACGTGGTACCCGGTGCTCTCCGTGGAGGGCATCTACCTGCTGCCCGGCGTGCCGCAGCTGTTCCGGCTGCAGCTGGAGACGGTGCTCAAGCGGCTCAACGGCAGCCCCGTGCACCTCAGCAGCCTCTACCTGGGGCTGGGGGAGGGGGCGATCGCCGCCGTGCTGGACCGCGTGGCGCTGGACATGCCCCACGTGGCCATCGGCTCCTATCCGGAGTTCGACCCGGCGAAGGACTACCGGGTGAAGGTCACGGTGGAGGCGGCCGAGAGCGCGCCGGTGGGTGAGGCCGTGCGCCGCATCCGCGAGGGGCTCCCCGCGGATGCGGTGCTGCGCTGCGAGTAG
- the tmk gene encoding dTMP kinase, with protein MSAAKTPRAAASARGRFIVLEGLDGAGTTTQTERLAAALRADGHRVLTSREPSDGPIGTLIRQALTGRLVIPGSNAPLSPETLALLFAADRTDHLQARVLPALARGETVLCDRYVLSSLAYQGMNLPMDWVEVINGCAISPDLTIFVEVSPQVAAQRRAGRGGPQELFEADEAQRRIAKAYVSAIRRREGRERIVRIDGGQPPEAVTAACLVHVRKLLARRTSRPRVG; from the coding sequence GTGAGCGCGGCGAAGACTCCCCGCGCGGCGGCCTCCGCCCGCGGCCGCTTCATCGTGCTCGAGGGGCTGGACGGCGCGGGCACCACGACCCAGACGGAGCGCCTCGCCGCGGCGCTGCGCGCGGACGGGCACCGGGTGCTCACCAGCCGTGAGCCCTCGGACGGGCCCATCGGCACGCTCATCCGCCAGGCCCTGACGGGCCGCCTCGTCATCCCCGGCAGCAACGCCCCGCTCTCGCCGGAGACCCTGGCGCTGCTCTTCGCCGCGGACCGCACGGATCACCTGCAGGCGCGGGTGCTGCCGGCGCTCGCGCGGGGGGAGACGGTGCTGTGCGACCGCTACGTGCTCTCCTCGCTCGCCTACCAGGGGATGAACCTGCCCATGGACTGGGTCGAGGTCATCAACGGCTGCGCCATCTCGCCGGACCTCACGATCTTCGTCGAGGTGTCCCCGCAGGTGGCCGCCCAGCGGCGCGCGGGGCGCGGCGGGCCCCAGGAGCTCTTCGAGGCGGACGAGGCCCAGCGCCGCATCGCCAAGGCGTACGTCTCGGCCATCCGGCGGCGCGAGGGGCGCGAGCGCATCGTGCGCATCGACGGGGGTCAGCCCCCCGAGGCGGTGACGGCCGCCTGTCTGGTGCACGTGCGCAAGCTGCTCGCGCGCCGCACCTCGCGCCCGCGCGTGGGCTAG
- the thrC gene encoding threonine synthase: MSRALHAAYVCSEGCGFGAPLTEIVYRCPRCGALLDVQQDLEALRATPAAEWRRRFEGRSALARGPLGSGVWSKQEWVYPQLPAEHIVTLGEGHTPLKGLPRMAQRLGLGSLELKECGVSPTGSFKDWGMTVLVSAVQHLRALGAPVRAVACASTGDTSAALSAYAAAAGIPAVVFLPRDKVSLAQLAQPIANGARVLSLDTDFDGCMRLVQAVTESKDAGLYLANSMNALRIEGQKMVAVELAQQLGWEVPDWVVIPGGNLGNASALGKGFELLHALGLISRRPRLAVAQAERANPLARAFRGGFRELLPMQAGETLASAIRIGHPVSFRRAVRTLQAFDGVVEDATEAELAQAAAEADREGTFTCPHTGVALAAVARLARAGTIAPGARVVVVSTAHGLKFTDFKVGYHRGSLPGVSSEGANPPLELPADLGAVREALASLG, encoded by the coding sequence ATGAGCCGCGCCCTGCACGCCGCGTACGTGTGCAGCGAGGGCTGCGGCTTCGGCGCGCCCCTCACGGAGATCGTCTACCGCTGCCCGCGCTGCGGGGCGCTGCTGGACGTGCAGCAGGACCTCGAGGCGCTCCGGGCCACCCCCGCAGCCGAGTGGCGGCGGCGCTTCGAGGGGCGCTCGGCGCTCGCGCGCGGGCCCCTGGGCTCGGGCGTCTGGAGCAAGCAGGAGTGGGTGTACCCGCAGCTGCCCGCCGAGCACATCGTCACGCTGGGCGAGGGGCACACCCCGCTCAAGGGCTTGCCGCGCATGGCGCAGCGCCTCGGGCTCGGGAGCCTCGAGCTGAAGGAGTGCGGCGTCTCTCCGACCGGCAGCTTCAAGGACTGGGGCATGACGGTCCTGGTGTCCGCGGTGCAGCACCTGCGGGCGCTCGGTGCGCCGGTGCGCGCGGTGGCCTGCGCCTCCACCGGCGACACCTCGGCGGCGCTCTCCGCGTACGCGGCCGCCGCGGGCATCCCGGCCGTCGTCTTCCTCCCGCGCGACAAGGTGAGCCTCGCGCAGCTGGCGCAGCCCATTGCCAACGGCGCCCGGGTGCTCTCGCTGGACACCGACTTCGACGGCTGCATGCGCTTGGTGCAGGCGGTGACGGAGTCGAAGGACGCGGGGCTCTACCTCGCCAACTCGATGAACGCGCTGCGCATCGAGGGGCAGAAGATGGTGGCGGTGGAGCTCGCGCAGCAGCTGGGCTGGGAGGTGCCGGACTGGGTGGTCATCCCCGGCGGCAACCTCGGCAACGCGAGCGCGCTGGGCAAGGGCTTCGAGCTGCTGCACGCGCTGGGGCTCATCTCGCGCCGCCCGCGGCTCGCCGTGGCGCAGGCCGAGCGCGCGAACCCGCTCGCCCGGGCCTTCCGCGGGGGCTTTCGCGAGCTGCTGCCGATGCAGGCCGGCGAGACGCTGGCCTCGGCCATCCGCATCGGCCACCCGGTCTCCTTCCGCCGCGCGGTGCGCACGCTGCAGGCCTTCGACGGGGTGGTGGAGGACGCCACCGAGGCCGAGCTCGCGCAGGCGGCGGCCGAGGCGGACCGCGAGGGGACGTTCACCTGCCCGCACACGGGGGTGGCGCTCGCCGCGGTCGCCAGGCTCGCCCGGGCGGGCACCATCGCCCCTGGGGCCCGGGTGGTGGTGGTCTCCACCGCCCACGGGCTCAAGTTCACCGACTTCAAGGTGGGCTACCACCGCGGCAGCCTGCCCGGGGTGTCCAGCGAGGGGGCGAACCCACCCCTGGAGCTGCCTGCGGACCTGGGGGCGGTGCGCGAGGCCCTGGCCTCCCTCGGCTGA